A region of Piscinibacter gummiphilus DNA encodes the following proteins:
- a CDS encoding GH1 family beta-glucosidase — protein sequence MSDLKFPPDFSWGVATSAYQIEGAANEDGRGPSIWDTFSHTPGKTINGDTGDVACDHYHRYEQDVDVIAGLGVDAYRFSIAWPRVQPDGKGAWNEKGLAFYDKLVDRLLTKGIKPHATLYHWDLPQALQEQGGWGSRDTTDRFAEYADVMGRRLGDRVATICTHNEPWCTAYLGNHTGQFAPGFQDPKLAIQVAHHLLLSHGKALQAMRASGVKAPLGIVLNQSSVTPATNSQADLECAQRHYASFVRWYMDPIFLKSYPKAPGISIYPEVHENDFNVIAQPLDFLGINYYTRIWASAAVPPVPAPNVLGVNDMGWENHPQGLTELLTQINRDYDLPPIFITENGYAGADSLDQGQVHDVERITYVRTHLEALQKAMEAGVDVRGYFYWSLFDNYEWNSGYAKRFGLVHVDYDNQQRTLKDSAVWYRDLIRKGR from the coding sequence GTGAGCGATTTGAAATTCCCCCCCGACTTCTCGTGGGGTGTTGCCACCAGCGCCTACCAGATCGAAGGCGCCGCCAACGAAGACGGGCGCGGCCCGTCCATCTGGGACACGTTCTCCCACACCCCGGGCAAGACCATCAACGGCGACACGGGCGACGTCGCCTGCGACCACTACCACCGCTACGAGCAGGACGTCGACGTCATCGCCGGCCTCGGCGTCGATGCCTACCGCTTCTCGATCGCCTGGCCGCGCGTACAGCCGGACGGCAAGGGCGCATGGAACGAGAAGGGCCTCGCGTTCTACGACAAGCTCGTCGACCGACTGCTCACCAAGGGCATCAAGCCCCACGCGACGCTGTACCACTGGGACCTGCCGCAGGCGCTGCAGGAGCAGGGCGGCTGGGGTTCGCGCGACACCACCGACCGCTTCGCCGAATACGCGGACGTGATGGGCCGCCGCCTCGGCGACCGCGTGGCCACCATCTGCACGCACAACGAGCCGTGGTGCACTGCGTACCTCGGCAACCACACGGGCCAGTTCGCTCCGGGGTTCCAGGACCCGAAGCTCGCGATCCAGGTCGCGCACCACCTGCTGCTGTCGCACGGCAAGGCGCTTCAGGCCATGCGCGCGAGCGGCGTGAAGGCACCGCTCGGCATCGTGCTGAACCAGTCGTCGGTGACGCCCGCCACCAACAGCCAGGCCGACCTCGAATGCGCGCAGCGGCACTACGCATCGTTCGTGCGCTGGTACATGGACCCCATCTTCCTGAAGTCGTACCCCAAGGCCCCCGGGATCAGCATTTATCCGGAAGTCCATGAAAACGATTTCAACGTGATCGCCCAGCCGCTGGACTTCCTGGGCATCAACTACTACACGCGCATCTGGGCCAGCGCCGCGGTGCCGCCGGTGCCCGCGCCGAACGTGCTCGGTGTCAACGACATGGGATGGGAGAACCACCCGCAGGGCCTGACCGAGCTGCTCACGCAGATCAACCGGGACTACGACCTGCCGCCGATCTTCATCACCGAGAACGGCTACGCCGGCGCCGACAGCCTCGACCAGGGCCAGGTGCACGACGTCGAACGCATCACCTACGTGCGCACGCACCTGGAGGCGCTGCAGAAGGCGATGGAAGCGGGCGTCGACGTCCGCGGCTATTTCTACTGGAGCCTCTTCGACAACTACGAGTGGAACTCGGGCTACGCGAAGCGCTTCGGCCTCGTCCACGTGGACTACGACAACCAGCAGCGCACCCTGAAGGACAGCGCCGTCTGGTACCGCGATCTCATCCGGAAAGGACGCTGA
- a CDS encoding carbohydrate ABC transporter permease: MAESKPSTPLTGAKSTPVPRKRKPLHFRDVAPYVFISPFFVLFFVFGLFPLLFSVYLSLHRWDPAAGLSAMNFVGLENYIFVITNDDWFHTSLYNTVWLALVSGLPQHLVALPLAFFLHTAFGRWRNSVVGAYFLPFITSTVAISLVFSSLFSRDFGVVNATLTALHDIPGLGWLFPADKIDWGQPQYTKWMISFVVWWRFVGWNTVLYLSAMQTIPKDLFEAATMDGARPWQQFRHVCLPLLRPMVFFAVTLTIIGNLQLFEEPFILTGGTGGIDQAGKTAAMHMYATAFVDGDFGTASAIAWLLFMLIAAVTWANNRFLGQNDKKA; the protein is encoded by the coding sequence ATGGCCGAATCGAAGCCGTCGACCCCGCTCACCGGCGCCAAGTCGACCCCCGTCCCCCGCAAGCGCAAACCACTGCACTTCCGGGACGTCGCACCGTACGTGTTCATCAGCCCGTTCTTCGTGCTGTTCTTCGTGTTCGGCCTGTTCCCCCTGTTGTTCTCGGTGTACCTCTCGCTGCACCGCTGGGACCCCGCCGCGGGTCTCTCCGCGATGAACTTCGTGGGGCTCGAGAACTACATCTTCGTGATCACGAACGACGACTGGTTCCACACGTCGCTCTACAACACGGTGTGGCTGGCCCTGGTCTCGGGCCTGCCGCAGCACCTGGTGGCGCTGCCGCTCGCCTTCTTCCTGCACACCGCCTTCGGGCGGTGGCGGAACTCGGTGGTCGGGGCGTACTTCCTGCCGTTCATCACGTCCACGGTCGCCATCTCCCTCGTGTTCTCGTCGCTGTTCTCGCGTGACTTCGGCGTGGTCAACGCCACGCTGACCGCGCTGCACGACATCCCCGGCCTCGGCTGGCTGTTCCCCGCGGACAAGATCGACTGGGGCCAGCCCCAGTACACCAAGTGGATGATCTCGTTCGTGGTGTGGTGGCGCTTCGTGGGATGGAACACCGTGCTGTATCTCTCGGCCATGCAGACCATCCCGAAGGACCTCTTCGAGGCCGCCACGATGGACGGCGCGCGCCCCTGGCAACAGTTCCGCCACGTGTGCCTGCCGCTGCTGCGCCCCATGGTGTTCTTCGCCGTGACGCTCACGATCATCGGCAACCTGCAACTGTTCGAGGAACCCTTCATCCTCACCGGCGGCACCGGCGGCATCGACCAGGCCGGCAAGACCGCGGCCATGCACATGTACGCCACCGCCTTCGTCGACGGCGACTTCGGCACCGCCTCGGCCATCGCCTGGCTGCTGTTCATGCTGATCGCGGCGGTGACGTGGGCCAACAACCGCTTCCTCGGCCAGAACGACAAGAAGGCCTGA
- a CDS encoding ParA family protein: MPVIAVVNRKGGSGKSTLATHLAAYCAHHGILAMLGDVDRQQSTQTWLRLRAERELPRSAPILGWALDPRNVMRAPAGITHVILDTPGGLRGFDLARVVGYADAILMPVCSSVFDRESAAECHAELMALPRVASGRCKVAAIGMRLDARTRAAELMSAWAAEHDMTYLGALRETQAYVKSVEQGLTLFDMPPSKVEADLAQWAPILDWLEPVFRKPAATVPEPEPEPAAPAERPTVVVPSPPRLSTPAFTPLRDTSPQALAQAARAALTLPQNLGELSSSRQGFKGRLGRLLGLGGRLDTAGSP, translated from the coding sequence ATGCCTGTCATCGCCGTCGTCAATCGCAAGGGAGGCAGCGGCAAGAGCACGCTGGCCACCCACCTGGCCGCCTATTGCGCCCACCACGGCATCCTCGCGATGCTCGGCGACGTCGACCGCCAGCAGTCCACGCAGACTTGGCTGCGCCTGCGCGCCGAACGCGAGCTGCCCCGCAGCGCCCCCATCCTCGGCTGGGCGCTCGACCCCCGCAACGTGATGCGGGCGCCCGCCGGCATCACCCACGTGATCCTCGACACCCCCGGTGGCCTGCGAGGCTTCGACCTCGCCCGCGTGGTGGGCTACGCCGACGCCATCCTGATGCCGGTCTGCAGTTCCGTGTTCGACCGCGAGAGCGCGGCCGAATGCCATGCCGAACTGATGGCCCTACCGCGCGTCGCCAGCGGCCGCTGCAAGGTGGCCGCCATCGGCATGCGCCTCGATGCCCGCACCCGCGCTGCCGAGCTGATGTCGGCCTGGGCCGCCGAACACGACATGACCTACCTGGGCGCGCTGCGCGAAACCCAGGCCTACGTGAAATCGGTCGAACAGGGGCTCACCCTTTTCGACATGCCGCCGTCCAAGGTGGAAGCCGACCTGGCCCAGTGGGCCCCCATCCTCGACTGGCTGGAGCCGGTGTTCCGCAAGCCCGCGGCCACGGTGCCCGAGCCCGAGCCGGAACCGGCCGCCCCGGCCGAGCGTCCCACGGTGGTGGTGCCCTCGCCGCCTCGCCTGTCCACGCCGGCCTTCACCCCCCTGCGCGACACCAGCCCGCAGGCCCTGGCCCAGGCCGCCCGTGCCGCGCTGACGCTGCCGCAGAACCTCGGCGAGCTGTCGTCGTCACGGCAGGGTTTCAAGGGCCGGCTGGGCCGCTTGCTGGGCCTGGGCGGGCGGCTGGACACCGCCGGCTCCCCCTGA
- a CDS encoding LacI family DNA-binding transcriptional regulator — MNRPIHSDAPPATVTLLDVAKEAGVSPSTVSRILNGTARVDAAKRAAVERAIKKLDFKPNLFARSLKTGTTMTVGILAQDIESPFYTRAMRGIEQGLADSGYAPIIVSGHWNAHEEAERIRLLQARRIDGLVILTGHLPDEDIIAFAKHQPIVVTGRHLEGPSIRSHTIDHAAGGYIATRHLLGLGHRRIAHIAGPLDHVDAIARHQGYLRAHQEAGIVADPDLVVQGDFLESGGLMAMNRLLDGGQAFTAVFAANDQSAFGARVAMYRRGIRVPDDVSLVGFDDLPVAAYLTPPLTTVRQPIYEVGLFAAQALLNMLGTPTPEVELPPLSLTVRETTRRL, encoded by the coding sequence GTGAACCGTCCCATCCATTCCGACGCGCCGCCCGCCACGGTCACCCTCCTCGACGTGGCCAAGGAAGCCGGGGTGTCGCCGAGCACCGTCTCCCGCATCCTCAACGGCACCGCCCGCGTCGACGCCGCCAAGCGTGCGGCCGTCGAACGCGCCATCAAGAAGCTCGACTTCAAGCCGAACCTCTTTGCCCGCAGCCTGAAGACCGGCACGACGATGACCGTCGGCATCCTGGCGCAGGACATCGAGAGCCCGTTCTACACGCGGGCCATGCGCGGCATCGAGCAGGGCCTCGCCGACAGCGGCTACGCGCCGATCATCGTGAGCGGCCACTGGAACGCCCACGAGGAGGCCGAGCGCATCCGCCTGCTGCAGGCGCGCCGCATCGACGGCCTCGTGATCCTGACCGGCCACCTGCCCGACGAGGACATCATCGCGTTCGCGAAACACCAGCCCATCGTGGTGACCGGGCGCCACCTCGAGGGACCGAGCATCCGCTCCCACACCATCGACCACGCCGCGGGCGGCTACATCGCCACGCGCCACCTGCTGGGGCTCGGGCACCGGCGCATCGCCCACATCGCCGGCCCGCTCGACCACGTCGACGCGATCGCCCGCCACCAGGGCTACCTCCGAGCCCACCAGGAAGCCGGCATCGTCGCGGACCCGGACCTCGTCGTGCAGGGCGACTTCCTGGAAAGCGGTGGCCTGATGGCGATGAACCGCCTGCTCGACGGCGGCCAGGCCTTCACCGCGGTGTTCGCGGCCAACGACCAGTCGGCCTTCGGCGCCCGCGTGGCGATGTACCGGCGCGGCATCCGCGTGCCCGACGACGTCTCGCTGGTCGGATTCGACGACCTGCCGGTGGCCGCCTACCTCACCCCGCCCCTCACCACCGTGCGACAGCCCATCTACGAGGTGGGCCTGTTCGCCGCCCAGGCGCTGCTGAACATGCTGGGCACGCCCACGCCCGAGGTGGAGCTCCCACCGCTCTCGCTCACGGTACGGGAAACCACCCGACGGCTGTAG
- a CDS encoding SAM-dependent methyltransferase, with amino-acid sequence MKESPASAFATTSEELSSVEGLPAAGLSEHDTAPLIAALERLFRAFSGHVSVRLWDGRTLALGTGQVPPEGPPFTLFCRTPNVVRSLLGGGDPLRLADAYFRGELDIEGDFFQALSLKDHVQVLRLPWQDRWRVLLTTLRMRSAAAFDQAKASLLAPQVQAHSKEENREAIGFHYDVSNDFYRLWLDERMVYSCAYFERAGMTLEQAQEAKLEHICRKLQLAPGERLLDVGCGWGALVMHAARHHGVSAHGITLSERQLQEARARIEAARLSDRVTVELRDYRDLPGECAYDKVSSIGMFEHVGLKNLPVYFETLFRQLKPGGLLLNHGITHYTEGWDKTLSTEFINRYVFPDGQLDTVGNIQRHMERADFEILDVEAWRPHYALTLRHWVARLETHHAQALAHVSEATYRVWRLYMAACALEFESGDIGVYQLLAARRIAGGTPVPMTRRHMYPPG; translated from the coding sequence ATGAAGGAATCGCCAGCCTCCGCGTTTGCCACGACCTCCGAGGAGTTGTCCTCGGTCGAAGGCCTGCCCGCCGCGGGACTTTCCGAGCACGACACCGCGCCGCTCATCGCGGCGCTGGAACGGCTCTTCCGCGCATTTTCGGGCCACGTGTCCGTCCGGCTGTGGGACGGCCGCACCCTGGCGCTCGGCACCGGCCAGGTCCCGCCCGAGGGCCCGCCGTTCACCCTCTTCTGCCGAACGCCCAACGTCGTGCGCAGCCTGCTCGGCGGCGGCGACCCGCTGCGCCTCGCCGACGCCTACTTCCGCGGCGAACTCGACATCGAGGGCGACTTCTTCCAGGCCCTGAGCCTGAAGGACCACGTCCAGGTGCTGCGCCTGCCCTGGCAGGACCGCTGGCGCGTGCTGCTCACCACGTTGCGCATGCGCTCGGCCGCCGCCTTCGACCAGGCGAAGGCCTCGCTGCTCGCTCCCCAGGTCCAGGCGCACTCCAAGGAAGAGAACCGGGAGGCCATCGGCTTCCACTACGACGTCTCGAACGACTTCTACCGGCTGTGGCTCGACGAGCGCATGGTGTACTCGTGCGCCTACTTCGAGCGGGCCGGCATGACCCTGGAGCAGGCGCAGGAGGCCAAGCTCGAGCACATCTGCCGCAAGCTGCAACTCGCCCCGGGCGAACGCCTGCTCGACGTGGGCTGTGGCTGGGGCGCCCTCGTGATGCACGCGGCCCGCCACCACGGGGTCTCGGCGCACGGCATCACGCTCAGCGAGCGGCAGCTGCAGGAGGCCCGGGCGCGCATCGAGGCCGCGAGGCTCTCGGACCGCGTCACCGTCGAGCTGCGCGACTACCGCGACCTGCCCGGCGAATGTGCCTACGACAAGGTCTCGAGCATCGGCATGTTCGAGCACGTGGGCCTGAAGAACCTGCCGGTGTACTTCGAGACGCTGTTCCGCCAGCTCAAGCCCGGCGGCCTGCTGCTCAACCACGGCATCACCCACTACACCGAGGGCTGGGACAAGACGCTGTCCACCGAGTTCATCAACCGCTACGTCTTCCCCGACGGTCAGCTGGACACGGTGGGCAACATCCAGCGGCACATGGAACGGGCCGACTTCGAGATCCTCGACGTGGAGGCCTGGCGGCCGCACTACGCGCTGACGCTGCGGCACTGGGTGGCGCGCCTGGAGACGCACCACGCCCAGGCCCTGGCCCACGTCAGCGAGGCCACCTACCGGGTGTGGCGGCTCTACATGGCGGCGTGCGCGCTGGAGTTCGAGTCGGGCGACATCGGCGTGTACCAGCTGCTCGCCGCGCGGCGCATCGCGGGCGGCACGCCCGTGCCGATGACCCGCCGGCACATGTACCCCCCGGGCTGA
- a CDS encoding LON peptidase substrate-binding domain-containing protein, with product MDPDARLPLFPLRTVLFPGGHLPLQIFEVRYLDMVQRAWREGSPFGVVCLTEGEEVRRAPDGATSHEAFHTVGTMARIERLDRPRPGLLSIHCRGHQRFRLERFECLPHGLWVGDAETLPDDPLVPIPSDLEHTALTLERVVADLKAQEVPEADMPVQGPWRFDDCGWVANRWCDLLPLSNGLRQQLLVVDSPLVRLELVADALERFRVPPDG from the coding sequence ATGGATCCCGACGCCCGACTCCCGCTGTTCCCGCTGCGCACCGTGCTGTTCCCCGGGGGGCACCTGCCGTTGCAGATCTTCGAGGTGCGTTACCTCGACATGGTGCAGCGGGCCTGGCGCGAGGGGTCGCCCTTCGGGGTCGTGTGCCTCACCGAGGGCGAGGAGGTGCGGCGGGCGCCGGACGGGGCCACCTCGCACGAGGCTTTCCACACCGTGGGCACGATGGCCCGCATCGAACGGCTCGACCGACCGCGCCCGGGGCTGCTGAGCATCCACTGCCGCGGCCACCAGCGCTTCCGGCTGGAACGTTTCGAGTGCCTGCCGCACGGCCTCTGGGTGGGCGATGCCGAAACCCTGCCGGACGACCCGCTGGTGCCCATCCCGTCCGACCTCGAACACACGGCGCTCACGCTGGAACGGGTGGTGGCCGACCTCAAGGCGCAGGAGGTGCCCGAGGCCGACATGCCGGTGCAGGGCCCGTGGCGGTTCGACGACTGCGGCTGGGTGGCCAACCGCTGGTGCGACCTGCTGCCGCTGTCGAACGGACTGCGCCAGCAACTGCTGGTGGTCGACAGCCCGCTCGTGCGCCTGGAACTGGTGGCGGACGCGCTCGAGCGGTTCCGCGTGCCACCGGACGGGTGA
- a CDS encoding extracellular solute-binding protein yields MKPLLITAAVVAAFGAQAQDAKPTITLNVSSFPDLDRGVKAAIPLYKKLHPEVEIKLTSLAYADHHTAMTTALATGANLPDVMAVDNGFIGKFAESGGLEDLSKPPFNALAQRDKLAKFSVNQATSGTGALAALPVDIGPGALFYRKDLLDKAGVTEAEMTKSWDSYIASGKKVKAATGAYMLGNALDIKDIYIRSGLKDGDGVYFDRKGNSLVTSPRFVKAFELAKAARTAGIDGKINAWSNEWSEGFKRDKIATQMMGGWLAGHLNNWLAPEQKGKWRSAQLPNGAYGFWGGSFYAIPKQTKNKQAAWDFIQFMTFNKEMQLTALKSQDSFPVLLEAQTDPFISQPMAYLGDQKARENWKAAADRIPAITIDKFDPVAESVVNAELDKVLEQNKDIKTALADAQAQLKRRVRR; encoded by the coding sequence GTGAAACCCCTGTTGATCACCGCCGCCGTCGTCGCGGCATTCGGCGCCCAGGCCCAGGACGCCAAGCCCACGATCACCCTCAACGTGTCGTCGTTCCCGGACCTCGACCGGGGCGTCAAGGCCGCGATCCCGCTCTACAAGAAGCTGCACCCCGAGGTCGAGATCAAGCTGACCAGCCTCGCCTACGCCGACCACCACACTGCGATGACCACGGCCCTCGCCACCGGCGCGAACCTGCCGGACGTGATGGCCGTGGACAACGGCTTCATCGGCAAGTTCGCCGAATCGGGTGGCCTGGAAGACCTCAGCAAGCCCCCCTTCAACGCGCTGGCCCAGCGCGACAAGCTCGCCAAGTTCTCGGTGAACCAGGCCACGAGCGGCACGGGTGCACTGGCCGCGCTGCCGGTCGACATCGGCCCGGGCGCGCTGTTCTACCGCAAGGACCTGCTCGACAAGGCCGGCGTGACCGAAGCCGAGATGACCAAGAGCTGGGACTCGTACATCGCCTCCGGCAAGAAGGTGAAGGCCGCCACGGGCGCCTACATGCTCGGCAATGCACTCGACATCAAGGACATCTACATCCGCTCCGGCCTGAAGGACGGCGACGGCGTGTACTTCGACCGCAAGGGCAACTCGCTCGTCACGTCGCCGCGTTTCGTGAAGGCCTTCGAACTCGCCAAGGCCGCGCGCACCGCCGGCATCGACGGCAAGATCAACGCCTGGTCGAACGAATGGAGCGAAGGCTTCAAGCGCGACAAGATCGCCACGCAGATGATGGGCGGCTGGCTCGCCGGCCACCTGAACAACTGGCTGGCTCCGGAGCAGAAGGGCAAGTGGCGTTCCGCCCAGCTGCCCAACGGCGCCTACGGCTTCTGGGGCGGCTCGTTCTACGCGATCCCGAAGCAGACCAAGAACAAGCAGGCCGCGTGGGACTTCATCCAGTTCATGACCTTCAACAAGGAAATGCAGCTGACCGCGCTGAAGAGCCAGGACTCGTTCCCGGTGCTGCTCGAAGCCCAGACCGACCCGTTCATCTCGCAGCCCATGGCCTACCTCGGCGACCAGAAGGCGCGTGAGAACTGGAAGGCCGCGGCCGACCGCATCCCCGCCATCACCATCGACAAGTTCGACCCGGTGGCCGAGAGCGTCGTGAACGCCGAGCTGGACAAGGTGCTCGAGCAGAACAAGGACATCAAGACCGCGCTCGCCGACGCCCAGGCCCAGCTGAAGCGCCGCGTGCGCCGCTGA
- a CDS encoding ABC transporter ATP-binding protein, translating into MASLTLRGITKRYEGSIDVIRGIDLDIADGEFAVFVGPSGCGKSTMLRMIAGLEDLTDGEIHIGDRLINDVPPAQRGVAMVFQSYALYPHMTVGENMGFALKLAGQSKAEISAAVGRAAEILQITHLLDRKPKALSGGQRQRVAIGRAIVRKPGVFLFDEPLSNLDASLRMQMRIELSKLHKELGSTMIYVTHDQVEAMTLGDRIAVFNAGRIEQVGTPLDLYARPANKFVAGFLGSPRMNFIQVTGHERAAGGTRLRVDPAGAIDVPGGFAMAPSGPLMLGIRPEHLGVTRVEEGLAARIDLLEHLGDSMLVHATLRGTDNTVSIRVPASHTGLRAGIDIGLAPQSSQVLLFSEAGEALALH; encoded by the coding sequence ATGGCATCGCTCACCCTGCGCGGCATCACCAAGCGCTACGAAGGTTCCATCGATGTCATCCGCGGCATCGACCTCGACATCGCCGATGGCGAGTTCGCGGTGTTCGTCGGCCCGTCCGGCTGCGGCAAGTCGACCATGCTGCGCATGATCGCCGGCCTCGAGGACCTGACCGACGGCGAGATCCACATCGGCGACCGCCTGATCAACGACGTCCCGCCCGCCCAGCGTGGTGTGGCGATGGTGTTCCAGAGCTACGCGCTGTACCCGCACATGACCGTCGGCGAGAACATGGGCTTCGCGCTCAAGCTCGCCGGCCAGAGCAAGGCGGAGATCTCCGCTGCCGTGGGCCGGGCCGCGGAGATCCTGCAGATCACGCACCTGCTCGACCGCAAGCCGAAGGCCCTGTCGGGCGGGCAGCGGCAGCGGGTCGCCATCGGCCGCGCCATCGTGCGCAAGCCGGGCGTGTTCCTGTTCGACGAGCCGCTGTCGAACCTCGACGCGTCGCTGCGCATGCAGATGCGCATCGAGTTGTCGAAGCTGCACAAGGAACTGGGCAGCACGATGATCTACGTGACCCACGACCAGGTCGAGGCCATGACCCTCGGCGACCGCATCGCCGTGTTCAACGCGGGCCGCATCGAACAGGTGGGCACGCCGCTCGACCTGTACGCGCGCCCGGCGAACAAGTTCGTGGCCGGCTTCCTGGGCTCGCCGCGCATGAACTTCATCCAGGTGACCGGCCACGAGCGTGCCGCTGGCGGCACGCGCCTGCGCGTCGACCCGGCGGGCGCCATCGACGTGCCGGGCGGGTTCGCGATGGCCCCGAGCGGCCCGCTGATGCTGGGCATCCGCCCCGAACACCTGGGCGTGACCCGGGTGGAGGAGGGACTCGCCGCGCGCATCGACCTGCTCGAACACCTGGGCGACTCGATGCTCGTGCACGCGACGCTGCGGGGCACCGACAACACGGTGTCGATCCGCGTGCCCGCGAGCCACACGGGCCTGCGTGCCGGCATCGACATCGGCCTCGCGCCCCAGTCGTCGCAAGTGCTGCTCTTCAGCGAGGCCGGCGAAGCCCTGGCCCTGCACTGA
- a CDS encoding carbohydrate ABC transporter permease — MSTTFKHSSLAANGVAYGIVLGGALIMLAPFYFMFVFATHSDREILSLPPPLWFGDNFMANVRLLVEKLPFFWHNLGWSLYVAVAVTAANLFLCSLAGYAFAMFEFRFKDKLFLFVMATMLLPAFVGMIPTVITMSWLGWLNQPKALIVPAACTALGVFMMRQYITSAIPRDLIDAARIDGCGEFGIFFRIVLPLITPALGTLGLVTFIGSWNNFMGPLIVMRDMEMFTVPLALRALQGTGQTPWGAICAGSSIAVLPLLVMFVMASRRLIEGLTAGAVKA; from the coding sequence ATGAGCACCACCTTCAAGCATTCCTCCCTCGCCGCGAACGGCGTGGCCTACGGCATCGTGCTCGGCGGCGCGTTGATCATGCTCGCGCCGTTCTACTTCATGTTCGTGTTCGCGACCCATTCGGACCGCGAGATCCTGTCGCTGCCGCCGCCGCTCTGGTTCGGCGACAACTTCATGGCCAACGTGCGCCTGCTCGTCGAGAAGCTGCCGTTCTTCTGGCACAACCTCGGCTGGAGCCTGTACGTCGCGGTGGCCGTCACGGCCGCGAACCTGTTCCTCTGCTCGCTGGCGGGCTACGCCTTCGCGATGTTCGAGTTCCGGTTCAAGGACAAGCTGTTCCTCTTCGTCATGGCGACGATGCTGCTGCCGGCCTTCGTCGGGATGATTCCCACCGTGATCACGATGAGCTGGCTCGGCTGGCTCAACCAGCCGAAGGCGCTGATCGTGCCGGCGGCCTGCACGGCGCTGGGCGTCTTCATGATGCGGCAGTACATCACGTCGGCCATCCCGCGCGACCTGATCGACGCGGCGCGCATCGATGGCTGCGGCGAATTCGGCATCTTCTTCCGCATCGTGCTGCCGCTGATCACGCCCGCGCTCGGCACGCTGGGGCTCGTCACCTTCATCGGTTCGTGGAACAACTTCATGGGCCCGCTGATCGTGATGCGCGACATGGAGATGTTCACCGTGCCGCTCGCGCTGCGGGCACTGCAGGGCACCGGGCAGACGCCATGGGGCGCCATCTGCGCCGGCTCGTCGATCGCCGTGCTGCCGCTGCTCGTGATGTTCGTGATGGCCTCTCGCCGGCTCATCGAAGGCCTCACCGCGGGTGCCGTCAAGGCCTGA
- a CDS encoding carbohydrate porin: protein MKKKRLIIALGLAGIGTAAMAAPPVEFSGYMRAGVGVNARGGTQVCFGLPGADTKWRLGNECDYVIEPSFNSKIAEYEGSDWHVHFMPSAYRAWGDNEFNVPAGKRGDELVTRFGQVYTYGNNISVLGNGKLWAGRRFYNRLQLGINDQFVENNDGDGAGLEDINLGFGKLSLALMMNPSNASNDNRLTIPLRLTNIKTNPNGELAVYVTGQDNVQTENQLTGVDPAEVAKRGTIGVYHSQNGVLGGNLWLGAKFEKQADQKIWRIIGQEQTQYGKTAIDFITEYRNKSADNNLGDKWFSIGARTDTYISGPFRFLAELGHDQIKPDVGDTRRLTKLTLAGAVSAGNTAGSRPTIRLFVTQGWWNEAARLAMVADKSRTAEVYGDKKSGTSIGIQGEAWW from the coding sequence GTGAAAAAGAAGCGTCTGATCATTGCCCTGGGGCTGGCCGGCATCGGCACCGCCGCGATGGCCGCCCCGCCGGTCGAGTTCTCCGGCTACATGCGCGCCGGCGTGGGCGTGAACGCCCGTGGCGGCACGCAAGTCTGCTTCGGCCTGCCCGGGGCCGACACGAAATGGCGTCTGGGCAACGAATGCGACTACGTGATCGAGCCGAGCTTCAACTCGAAGATCGCCGAGTACGAAGGTTCGGACTGGCACGTGCACTTCATGCCCAGCGCGTACCGCGCCTGGGGCGACAACGAGTTCAACGTGCCCGCCGGCAAGCGCGGTGACGAACTCGTGACCCGCTTCGGCCAGGTCTACACCTACGGCAACAACATCTCGGTGCTGGGCAACGGCAAGCTGTGGGCCGGCCGCCGGTTCTACAACCGCCTGCAACTGGGCATCAACGACCAGTTCGTCGAGAACAACGACGGTGACGGCGCGGGCCTGGAAGACATCAACCTGGGCTTCGGCAAGCTGAGCCTGGCGCTGATGATGAACCCGAGCAACGCCTCGAACGACAACCGCCTGACGATCCCGCTGCGTCTGACGAACATCAAGACGAACCCGAACGGGGAACTCGCGGTGTACGTGACCGGCCAGGACAACGTCCAGACCGAGAACCAGCTGACGGGCGTGGACCCGGCCGAAGTCGCCAAGCGCGGCACGATCGGCGTGTACCACTCGCAGAACGGCGTGCTGGGCGGCAACCTGTGGCTGGGCGCGAAGTTCGAGAAGCAGGCCGACCAGAAGATCTGGCGCATCATCGGCCAGGAGCAGACGCAGTACGGCAAGACCGCGATCGACTTCATCACCGAGTACCGCAACAAGAGCGCGGACAACAACCTGGGTGACAAGTGGTTCTCGATCGGTGCGCGCACGGACACGTACATCTCGGGTCCGTTCCGCTTCCTGGCCGAGCTGGGCCACGACCAGATCAAGCCGGACGTGGGCGACACCCGCCGCCTGACGAAGCTGACGCTGGCCGGTGCGGTGTCGGCAGGCAACACGGCGGGCTCGCGCCCGACGATCCGCCTGTTCGTCACGCAAGGCTGGTGGAACGAAGCGGCCCGCCTGGCGATGGTGGCCGACAAGTCGCGCACCGCCGAGGTGTACGGCGACAAGAAGTCGGGCACGTCGATCGGCATCCAGGGCGAAGCCTGGTGGTGA